The window CCCCTCAATAAAACGATCGACACTGGTACTACAGATCAGCCATCTATAAAGCGTAGTTACCAACAAGCTATCATCAGCTTCTCTTTTCCCGCCCGTATTTTCCTCTATACCATAAGCGTCGCCAGCATCCAGCCTGGAACGCATACTCTTGTCAAATAACTAATCATGGCTATGCGAATGGCAAGGCAAATAAAGCAATCACCTTCTCCCTTCCGGATCCGAGAAGGCTGCATTCAAGTCCCGGCATAACTTGCGCCTATAAGACTGATAGAAAAAGACTATCAAAGTTACACGCAGATCCACCGATAACAAAAATAAACAAACATACCCGGATGATCTGTTAGTTATTCCAGCTTCTCGATTACTGCCTGAATTGGAACACGAGAGGGATGTAACGACAGATCGGATGAGATTTTTTTGCAGAAAACCCAGAAAAAGAAAAGGATTTGCCATGAAAGCATTGTTCGGCCCCGCTGTATACCTGATGAACCGGTTTCGTTATCCGATCAAGTTCAGCTTAATATTCCTTATAGTATTAATTCCGTTGCTGGTGCTCAGCAGCATTCTTATCACAAACATGAACGATGAAATCAGTTTTCTCGAAAATGAGCGTCAGGGGCTGACTTATATCCAGATTGTCAGAGAGCCGATTCAGTTTATCCAGCAACACCGGGCTCTGACTGCTGCTTATCTTACCGGCAATAAATCCCTGCGTGAGCAGATAACCCAAAAACGGGACGAGGTCGAAAGCGCACTTAACCGGTTGCAACAAGTCGACAAGAGGCTGGGCAAGGCTCTCAATACCGGCGATCAACTGACAGCTATTCTGCAGCAATGGGATAATATCAAGGCCAACTCCCTGTCCCTGATTCCCGCCGATAACATGCAAGTACATTCCAGGCTAATCCAGGATCTCATCACTCTGATCAGCCAAGTTGCCGACAGCTCGCAACTGACCCTGGATCCGATACTGGACAGTTATTACCTGGCGGATGCGCTGGTTTCCAGAATTCCGACACTCACCGAAGCCATGGGCCAGGCCCGCGCCGTGGGCAGTGGTATCGCCCAAATCGGCGGCTTCTCCTCCAAATCATTTATCCGCCTGTCCATTCTGACGAATTCCATCAACGAGGATAACCAGAATCTTCGCAACGGCCTCGACGCGGCATTTGAATCCAATCCGGCCGTCACAACTCAACTTGAAAAAGCCGTCAACGAAAATAATCAGGCAGTCGGTGGAATGGAAACCATGCTCAAAGAAGAACTGCTGGCCAAAAATACCATCAGCCTTGGCGATGGGATTAAAATCGACAGCCAGACTGTCCTGCAACAGTCCACTGATGCTATCAACAAATCCTACGCCCTGTACGATGCCATCGTGCCGGTGCTGGATGGCCTGTTTGTCTCGCGTATCCAGAAAGACAAACAGATCGAATTTATGGCCATCGCTACGGTCGTGGTCGTGCTACTGGCCATCGTTTATTTGTTCATCGGACTTTATCTGTCCGTGGTAGATAACATCCGCCGGGTCGACGAGGCCTCTTCCCACCTGGCGGGGGGCAATCTGACCGCTCGCGTCGACATCAGCAGCAAGGATGAAATGCGCAATATCGCGACCAGCTTTAACAACATGGCCGAGCAGATCGAGGCGCTGATTCAGCAGGTGATCAGTGCCGCCACCCAGCTGGCGTCGGCCACCGAAGAAGTCAGCACCGTGGCGCACGACAGCAGTAACAATGTCGAACAGCAGCGCAAGGAGACCGAGCAGGTTGCCACTGCCATGAACGAAATGACCTCCACCGTCGCCGAAGTCGCGAAAAATGCCGAATCGGCCGCCGGTGCCGCCAACAATGCGGACAACGAGACCCAGGGGGGCAAGCAGGTCGTGGACAAGACCAGTGAGACCATTCTCGCCCTGGCCGGCGAGGTGGAAAATGCCGCCAACGTGATCGAGAAGCTGGCCCAGGACAGTGACAACATCGGCACCGTGCTGGATGTCATCAAGGGCATTGCCGAACAGACCAACCTGCTGGCGCTGAATGCCGCCATCGAGGCCGCCCGCGCGGGCGAACAGGGCCGCGGCTTTGCGGTGGTGGCTGACGAGGTGCGTACCCTGGCGCAACGCACTCAGGAATCCACCACGGAAATCGAGGAGATGATCGACAAACTGCAAAGTGGCGCCAAACAGGCCGTGAGCGTGATGCAAACCGGTCGTGAAACCGCGCAAAGCGGCGCCGACGGCGCCAGGGATGCCGCCCAGTCACTGGATGCCATTGCCCGGGCCGTCGCCACCATCCGCGATATGAACAATCAGATCGCCAGTGCCTCCGAAGAGCAGAACGCCGTGGCCGAGGAGATGAACCGCAATATCGTCAACATCAGCCAGGTGGCCGAGCAAACCGCCAGCGGCGCCGGTCAGACCACCACCGCCGCCAATGAGCTGTCACGCCTGGCCAGCGAACTGCAGGGGCTGGTTGCCAACTTCAAGGTGTCCAACTCCTAGCCACAATTCGATCAATAACACAGAGTGCGCAGAGGCACGACAAAGCACGCTGCGGGCATAAACTCCGCGGTATCGGGCAACACTGCTTGCCGGACACCGCGTTGCTATGTCCGGCTTACCACGATCATACTCTCACAGAGACGCAGAGTACGCGGAGAATGCGCAATATCAGATTTCTCTGCGCCCTGGCGTCTTTGCGAGAGATCAGCAGGGGTATCACGCAGGCTAACGCCTGCGTGACAGAAAGCGTTAACTGATACTGCTGAATTGGTTAACAGGATTCCTGGCCCGCCAAGGCAGGCAAACAACGCAAATAATTAATGATCTAATTTGCGTTTATTCGTGTTCATTGGCGGATAATTTCATGTTTCACTCACATTAACACATTCGCGGATAACGACGGTGGCATAGGCACCGGTTTCCAGCGAAAACCTCAGCGTCAACACCTGCCCTTCCAATACCCAGTCCAGGTCACGAACAACCAGACGCAGACTGCGCCGCTCCTGTTTCAACCCGGCCTGTTCAAGCCCGGTGCAATAGTCGGGATAGTCGTCGGCCAGCTGTTGTTCCAGTGTTCTGACCGCCCCGCCGCTTTTGAGTTCACCGCGACCCCACAGTGGCCCGGTGGGATGAATGTCCATTGTTTCGGTTCGCTGTTGAATCGTCTCGTCGATGCTATCGGGAACAAAGATACTATGACTTCCCGCCAGCTGCATGACCTCGCCCGCCTGCGGGCGGTTCCAGCTCTGATCACTCACCCGTTGCGAGAGCAGTTGATTGAACAAAAACGAGCGCGCCGCCGAAAGGTAGATACTGCGCTTGTTGCGATTATTGACCCGTTGCCCGGCAAACATCTGCGTCGCCTGTGTAAGATTAGCTTCATCGCGACCGAACCGCTGCTCACCGAAATAGTTCGGGACACCGGTCCCCCCGATCTGAACCAGTCGTTCATGCAGTGCGCCGGGGTCTCCCTGGATATCGCGCAGAACAATGACAAAATGATTGGCTTTATGTACACCCCGGCGCAGTTTTTTGCTGTGACGGGTGGCCTGCAGAATCGTCAGGTTCTCATCATTGAGTTGGCGCCAGTCGGGCTCCTCCTTGCCGGCCAGATCGAGGCTGAACCACTGGCGGGTAATCGCGCGGCGATCCTTCATCCCGGAGAATCCGACCGCATTGGGTTTGATAGCGGCATGTCGCGCCAGCTCCAGCGCAATGTCCTGCGTATTGCGATCCCGCTTTTCGATCCACAACCAGACATGCTGGCCCTCGCCACCCGGCTCAAAGCCGAGCTGCTCCTCGACCACAAAATCATCGATCTGTTGACGCAACACACCTTTCACCGTCGGCTGACCGAAGGCGTGGGCAAGACTGGACCAATGTAAATTCATAAAGTAAGTTTTACCGCAGAGGAGGGAGAGTAATTTTGAATTTTGAGTTTTGAATGTTGAATCAAGACCCTATGCTCACAATTCAGAATTTAACATTCAACATTCATAATTATATCTTCGCGCCTCTGCGTTATTCTCTTTTTACAAGGAGCACGACCGCCATGGCGGCGATACCTTCGCCGCGGCCGGTGAAGCCCATTTTCTCGGTGGTGGTGGCCTTGATGCTGACATTGCCGATGTCGGTCTGCAGATCAGCGGCGAGGATTTCGCGCATGGCCTGAATATACGGCGCCAGTTTCGGTTGCTGGGCGATGAGGGTCAGATCGGCATTGTTGAGTGTATAACCGCTTTCGCTCATCAGATCCCTGACCCGGCGCAACAGGATGCGGCTGTCGATGCCTTTAAATTCCGCGTCGCTATCGGGAAAGTGCTGCCCGATATCGCCCAGCGCCAGCGCGCCGAGCAGCGCATCGCACAGGGCATGGATGGCGACGTCGCCATCGGAGTGCGCCACCATGCCCTGCTCGTAAGGGATATCCACGCCGCCGAGTACCAGCCTGCCGCCCGGTTTGAATCGGTGGGCATCAAATCCCTGTCCTATACGCATTAAAGGGCCTCCTGCTGTTGCAGATAGAATTCAGCCAGCGCCAGATCCTCGGCGCGGGTGATCTTGATATTGCTGGCGCTGCCTTCCACCAGCAACGGCTGATAGCCCGCATACTCCATTGCCGAGGCCTCATCCGTGACCCGTTGTTCGGCTTCCAGCGCCTGCTCCAGGGCATGGCGCAGTTGTCCCAGACGAAACATCTGCGGCGTCAGGGCATGCCAGAGATGTTCCCGCTCCACCGTATCGATCACGCGCCCATCCGGTTCGGCGCGTTTCATGGTATCGCGCACCGGCACGGCCAGCAGTCCGCCCACTTCGTCCTCTGACAGGGAGCTCATCAGATTATCGAGATCGGCCTGCGTCAGACAGGGACGTGCCGCGTCGTGCACCAACACCCAGTCTTCATCGTCAGCGTGCCGGGAAAGTTCGTGCAGGGCGTTCAAGACCGAATGACACCGCTCCACCCCGCCTTCAACCCGTTGCACTGGTTTGTCATAGCCTTTATCCAGGTGCTCCCACCAGCCATCGTGATGTGACAGGGCGACCACCGCCCCACTGACCGAAGGATGTGCCAGTAACCGATCGAGGGTATGCAGAATGATCGCCCGACCATTGAGTTCCAGATACTGCTTGGGAATTTCGCTGCCCATGCGCTTGCCGATCCCGGCGGCGGGAATCACAGCCCAGAAGTTCAGGGACGAGGGACGAGTGTCGAGGGACGAGGTCATTGGGATGCGATGTTGTTATTCAATCCAGTCTGGATGATTGTCTGTGTCAATGGCGGTGCCGGATCCGCTTCACTTGATCCGGCCTACCTCCGACGACTGCCTACTGCAAACTGCCATCTGCCTACTTCTCTTCTTGATCCGGCCTACCTCCGCCGACTGCCGACTGCAAACTGCCATCTGCCTACTTCTCTTCTTGATCCGGCCTGCCTCCGACGACTGCCTACTGCAAACTGTCATCTGTCTGCTGCTCTTCGTCTTCGATGACCTGAATGAAGGTTTCGCCTTCCTTGATCATCCCCAGCTCATCGCGGGCGCGCTCTTCCAGGGCTTCAAGGCCTTGCTTGAGATCCTGGACTTCGGCTTCCAGTGCCCGGTTGCGTTCGCGCAGTTGCTGATTTTCCGCTTTTTGCTTTTTGATTTCCTGCTTGAGATGCCATACGGTCGCCAGGCTGCCGTCCCCGACCCACAAATCATATTGCAGTAGTACAAATAATATCAGCAGTATGGCGACCAGTATGCGCATGCCGTGCGGCTATCTCCGTGGAGTTTGCCTCCCAGTCTAGCGTAAATTATAGAACGCAGCCTGACCGGGATAGCTGGCCTCGTCCCCCAGTCCTTCGGCGATGCGAATCAACTGGTTGTACTTGGCCACCCGGTCCGAGCGAGACATAGAGCCGGTCTTGATCTGGCCGGCACCGGTCGCCACGGCGAGATCGGCGATGGTGGTGTCCTCGGTCTCGCCGGAGCGATGCGAGATGACCGCGGTATAACCGGCTTTTTTGGCCATCTCGATAGCCGCCAGGGTTTCGCTCAGGGTGCCGATCTGGTTGACCTTGATCAGGATCGAATTGGCAATTTGCCTGTCGATGCCCTGCTTGAAAATCTCGGTATTGGTGACAAACAGATCGTCGCCCACCAGCTGAACTTTCTTGCCCAGGCGGTCGGTCAGTTGTTGCCAGCCATCCCAGTCATCTTCGGCCATGCCGTCCTCGATGCTGATGATCGGATACTTGTCACACCACTGCTCCAGTACATCGATGAACTCGGCGGCTGTCAGGCTCTTGTTTTCCGAGGCCAGCACATACTTGCCATCTTTATAGAATTCACTGCTGGCGGCGTCGATGGCGATAAAGATATCCTTGCCGGCTTTAAAACCGGCCTGGTCGATCGCTTCGAGAATGACTTCGATAGCCGATTCATTGGAGGCGAGATCCGGCGCAAAGCCGCCTTCATCGCCGACGGCCGTATTCAGCCCCTTGTCATGCAGTACCTTCTTCAGGGCATGGAATACTTCGGCGCCGTAACGGATCGCCTCGTTCACACTCGGCGCCCCCACCGGCATGATCATGAACTCCTGCAGATCGACGCTGTTATCGGCATGCGCCCCGCCGTTGATAATGTTCATCATCGGCACCGGCATGCGATAGGCCTCGCCGGTATACAGATATTGATACAGCGGGACACCCTGCGCGCTGGCCGCGGCATGGGCGGTGGCCATGGAGACGGCCAGCAGGGCATTGGCACCGAGCTTACTCTTGTTATTGGTGCCATCCAGTTTGAGCATGATGTCATCGATCTGTTGCTGACCGGCCGCGTCCTGACCGAGCAGCGCCTTGCGAATGGGACCGTTGACGTTAGCCACCGCCTTGCTCACACCCTTGCCGCCAAAGCGTTTTTTATCCCCGTCGCGCAGCTCGATGGCTTCGCGAGCGCCGGTGGAGGCGCCGGAGGGAACGGCGGCGCGGCCTTTGGCACCGCACTGCAGAATCACGTCGGCTTCGACGGTCGGATTACCGCGTGAATCGATAATCTCACGCGCGACAATGTTGACGATCTCAGTTCCTCGACTCATTAATCGTGTTACTCCAGTTCGTTAGCTTGCAAAAACAGGTTGAATGCTTTGTTCGCGGCCGGCCTGTTGTGGCCGACCGGCTCCCGGCCGGCGCGGGTCGCCGGCCAGTGTCAGTTCATGCGCCCAGCGCCTCCTGCGTGGCCGGCTCGCGCACAGCCCGGGCCGCGCGAATGAAGGCGCTGAACAGGGGATGTCCGTCGCGGGGCGTGGAAGTGAACTCCGGATGGAACTGGCAGGCGATGAACCAGGGATGATCCTCCAGCTCCACCACTTCGACCAGGCTGCCGTCCAGCGAGGTGCCGACCAGCTTGAGGCCGGCCTGGCTCAGGGTATCGCGATAGTTGTTATTGAACTCGTAACGGTGGCGATGGCGTTCGTGGATAATTTCGCGACCGTAGATCTCGCGCGCCCGGGATCCCTCTTCCAGGCGACACTGCTGGGCCCCTAGACGCATGGTCCCGCCCAGTTCGGAATCGTGATCGCGCACTTCCACCTTGCCGTCGGCGGTTCGCCACTCGGTAATCAGGGCGATAACCGGATCCGGCGTGTCGGGTTCGAATTCGGTGCTGTGCGCTTTCTCCAGCCCGGCCACGTGACGGGCGAACTCGATGACCGCCACCTGCATGCCCAGACAGATCCCCAGGTAGGGGATCCGTTGCTCGCGCGCATACTGAACGGCGGCGATCTTGCCTTCCACGCCCCGCTCGCCAAAGCCGCCGGGCACCAGGATCGCATCCATGCCACTCAGGCACGCGGCACCGCTGCGTTCGATCTCCTCGGAATCCACATAGTGAATTTTGACCCGGCTGCGGGTATGCAGGCCGGCGTGGATCAGGGCCTCCGAGAGGGATTTATAGGATTCGGTCAGCTCGACGTACTTGCCGACCATGGCAATGGTCACCTCGCCTTCGGGATGCGCGAGCGCCTCGGCGACCTGCTGCCATTCGGAGAGATCCGCCGGCGGCACAGCCAGCCCCAGCTTGTCGACCACGATCTGATCCAGCCCCTGCTCGCTGAGCAGCAGCGGAATCTTGTAAATACTGTCCACGTCCAGCGCGGTGATGACCGCGCGCTGTTCGACATTGGTGAACAGTGCGATCTTGCGCCGCTCGTCCTCGGGAATGGGCCGATCGGAACGGCACATCAGGATATCGGGCTGAATACCGATGGAGCGCAGCTCCTTGACCGAGTGCTGGGTGGGCTTGGTCTTCAGCTCGCCGGCGGTCGGGATATAGGGCAACAGGGTCAGGTGCATGAACAGGACATTATCGTGCCCCATTTCCACCGCCATCTGGCGAATCGCTTCGAGAAACGGCAGCGATTCGATGTCACCGACCGTCCCGCCGATTTCCACCATGGCCACGTCGGCCTCGTCGGCCCCCTCGATAATCGAGCGTTTGATTTCATCGGTGATGTGCGGGATCACCTGCACGGTACCGCCCAGGTAATCGCCGCGACGTTCCTTACTGATGACATTGGCGTAGATGCGCCCGGTGGTGAAGTTGTTCTTCTGGGTCATGGTGGTGCGAACGAAGCGCTCGTAATGGCCCAGGTCCAGATCGGTTTCCGCGCCGTCCTCGGTTACATACACTTCGCCGTGCTGGAACGGGCTCATGGTGCCCGGATCGACGTTGATATAGGGATCCAGCTTGAGCAGCGTGACCTTCAGGCCACGCGCTTCGAGAATCGCGGCAAGCGATGCGGAGGCGATGCCCTTTCCCAACGAGGAAACGACACCACCGGTAATAAAGATATATTTGGTCATGAATCCAGCAACGTATTGGGGGTGAAACGGTGTTACCGGCATGCGGTAACCTGTATGATTGCTGGGTTGTTATTGTCGTCGTTTTCCGCGATCGATTCAATCTTTACAACGCGCTAAATTCCTGCATCCCGTTTTGTGATGAGTAAACCCGGCTCATCCGCGCCGGCAACAAACGGCTCACAAACGCAGTAATCCACGACCTGGGCAATCTCACCGGCGATCCGGATCAACGGAATATCGGCCCGTTGCCAGGGGGGTACCCGCCATTCCTGCAACAGCTTTTTCAACTCATGCCGATGGCCGCGCCCGGCCGGCCGACACCATTCACCGCCCTGGCGAAAACCGACCTGCAGGCCGTGTGCTTCGATCTGCCGGCGGGAGAGTCCCTGCCCGACACTCGGCTCGGCCTGCAGAATCTGCCCGGCCAGCTCCAGTCGTGGTTGACTGAGTGGATTCCAGGGTTGCCACCCGGTGCTGATCGGCGCCGGACGTGTCGACAGGGCATACAACTGGCCGGCGTAGCGACGCACTTCCACCCCGGTCCAGGCAACCCGGGGCTGGGCATCCGGGGCGGCATACAGCACTTCATCCAGAATCCGGTTCAGATGCTTGCTGTCCGGCAGCTGCAGTTGCAGCACGCTGGCCAGCCAGTAACGCAACAGGTTGCGCTGGCGGGCCGGGCTCAGTGCCTGCAGCGGGGCCAGGCGCAGGCAGTCGGCGCGCTCGCCCTGGCACGGCGCGTAATCCTGCGCCGCCAGATCATCCAGCAGCTGACCCGCTTCCCCCTGGTGACGGGCGGCCCGGCTCAGCGTCAGGGCGGCCGACGGCCAGCGGGCCTGCAAGACCGGCAGCAGTTCGTGGCGCAGGTAATTGCGATCCAGGTCGGTATCGAAATTGGAGGGATCCTCGATCCAGTCCAGATCTGACTCCCGGGCGTAACGGCGCAGCGCCGCCCGGCTCTGGCCCAGCAGCGGCCGCCCCAGCCAGCCGGCGGCAAACTCGGCCACCGGCGGCATCGCCGCCAGCCCCTTGGGCCCGCTGCCACGCAGCAGCTGCAACAGCAGGGTCTCGGCCTGATCGTCCTGATGCTGGGCCAGCAGCAATCCCTCGCCGGCCTGCAGCAGCTCCCGCCAGGCGTTGTAGCGGGCCTCGCGGGCCGCCGCCTCGGGGCTCTCGCCAAGCCCGGGATGGGCATGCACGGTCACTTCCGTCAGGGGCACCGACAGGTCCGCGCAGATCCGGCGGCAATGTTCGGCCCAGGCATCGGCCTGGTCCGAAAGCCGGTGGTTGATATGGATGGCCTCAAGCGGCGCGGCCAGTTGTTCACGCAGCCCGGCCAGGGCCTGCAACAGGACATGGGAGTCGCAACCGCCGCTGTAGGCGACACGATAGCGGGAGGCGGCCGGCATTTGCGCCAGCTGGTCGAGCAAATGCGCCGCAAGTGAATTCATGGCAACAGAGGGGTCGGGAATTACTCCGCGTAATTCCCGTAACGAATGAGCTTGGTGTAACGCTGCTCCAGCAGCTTGTCCAGTGGCGTGGCATCGACCATGTCCAGGCTTTCCAGCAGGCCCTGGCGCAGGTTGGTGGCCATCATTTCGAAATCCCGATGGGCGCCGCCCAGCGGCTCGCTGATAATGTGGTCGATCAGCCCCAGCTCCTTGAGCCGGTGGGCGGTCAGGCCCATGGCCTCGGCCGCCTCGGCCGCCTTGTCGGCACTTTTCCAGAGAATCGAAGCACAGCCTTCGGGGGAAATGACCGAATAGGTGCTGTACTGGAGCATCATCAGCCGATCGCCGACACCGATGGCCAGCGCCCCGCCGGAGCCGCCCTCGCCGATCACCGTAGTGATGATCGGAGTCTTGAGCGCCGACATCTCGAACAGGTTGCGGGCGATGGCCTCGCTCTGGCCGCGCTCCTCGGCGCCCACGCCGGGATAGGCGCCAGGGGTGTCGATAAAGGTCAGCACCGGCAGTTTGAAGCGTTCGGCCATGTGCATCAGGCGCAGCGCCTTGCGATAGCCCTCCGGGCGCGGCATGCCGAAATTACGCCGCAGCTTCTCCTTGGTATCGCGGCCCTTCTGCTGTCCGATCAGCATCAGGGGGCGCCCGTCCAGCCGGGCCACACCGCCGACAATGGCATTGTCATCGGCAAAGGCGCGGTCGCCGTGCAGCTCCTCGAAATCGGTGAAAATCTGTTCGACATAGTCCAGGAAATAGGGCCGCTGGGGATGGCGCGCCAGCTGCGCCACCTGGGCGGCCTTGAGATTGGCGAAAATGGACTCGGTCAGATCCCGGCTCTTGTTCTGCAGGCGCTGGATCTCCTCGCCGATATTGATCTCGTTATCGGAGCCGACATAGCGCAGCTCCTCGATCTTGGCTTCCAGTTCGGCGATGGGCTGTTCGAAATCGAGAAAATTCAGATTCATAATGGTCTTATCGGGTCAGATTGGCGCTAATTGCCTGAATAGTATAGCGAATCCAGCCGCCTGTATACACCCGAACCACGACCAGGTTCCGGATTTGCCAATTAGCGAGGTGGCTGGAAATAACGCAAAGGACGCAAAGACGCAGAGTACGCAAAGTATTTTATTTCGGCTTGAAGCATACCCTGAGGCATATCCTTGAAATAGTCCTGTTCCGTCTCCGGGCACATAACCAGATTAAATCTGGTTCGTCTTTATAAAAAAATCATTTGAGTCATAACACCCATTGCGCGAGAGACATAAGAAATATTTTCTTTGCGCCCTTTGCGTCTTTGCGTCCTCCGCGTTATTCCCAGAGGACTGTCTAGTAAATCACTTTGACGTGCTCGTCGCCGAGGCTGTCGCGCAGGCGGTGCAGCAGTTCGTCGGTGGGGTGGACGCGCCAGGTTTCGCCCAGGGCGATCTGGGCGCGGGCGTCGTCGCGCTGGTAGTCGATGATCACGGGGCAGAAGCCTTCGCGAAACGGCGTCAGGGTCTGTTCCAGCTCGCCGACAAAGCCGTTGCCGGCCTTGTTGTGATCGACGCTGATCAGCAGTTTGCGGGCGAAGTGTTCGCGCGCCTGGTTGATATCGTAGATGCTGCGCGCGCTCATCTTGTAACCGCCGCTGTATTCGTCGATGCTCACCTCGCCTTCGACCACGATCAGTTTGTCCTTGGCCAGCAAATCCCGGTACTGCTGGAACGGTTCGCTGAACACCGCCAGTTCGATGCGGGCGCTGCGATCGTCAATCGTAATAAAGGCCATGCGATCGCCGCGCCGGGTATTCATGGTGCGCATGGCGACGATCAATCCCGCCACCACCACGGTCTGATCGCGGGTCGGTTTGAGATCGACAATGCGCGCGGAAACAAAACCGCTTAACTCCTCCAGATACCGTTCGATGGGATGCCCGGTCAGATAGAGTCCCAGGGTCTGTTTTTCCGCCGCCAGCCGTTCGTCCTCGCTCCATTGCGGCTGGCGATGATAGGCCACCGGACTGCTGTCCGCCTCGACCGCCGCGCCCATGCCAAACAGATCCTGCATGCCGACCGCCTGATCGCGGCTGTGTTGCTCGGCCACCTTGAGCGCCGCCGGCAGGGAGGCCATCAGTGTGGCGCGATTTTCGCCGAACACATCCAGCGCGCCGGCCATGATCAACGCCTCGAGCGTGCGACGATTGACCTTGCGGGTATCGATACGGCGGGTGAAGTCAAACAGATCGGCGAACGGCCCGTTGGCATTACGCTCCTCGATCATGCTGTCGATGGCCGCGCCTCCGACGCCTTTAATCGCGCCCAGACCATAGACCACGGTCTGGTCATCCTGGGCGGTAAAACGGTATTCGCATTGATTGATATCCGGCGGCAACACGGTCAATTGCATGTCGCTG of the Thiohalophilus sp. genome contains:
- the tilS gene encoding tRNA lysidine(34) synthetase TilS, with the translated sequence MNSLAAHLLDQLAQMPAASRYRVAYSGGCDSHVLLQALAGLREQLAAPLEAIHINHRLSDQADAWAEHCRRICADLSVPLTEVTVHAHPGLGESPEAAAREARYNAWRELLQAGEGLLLAQHQDDQAETLLLQLLRGSGPKGLAAMPPVAEFAAGWLGRPLLGQSRAALRRYARESDLDWIEDPSNFDTDLDRNYLRHELLPVLQARWPSAALTLSRAARHQGEAGQLLDDLAAQDYAPCQGERADCLRLAPLQALSPARQRNLLRYWLASVLQLQLPDSKHLNRILDEVLYAAPDAQPRVAWTGVEVRRYAGQLYALSTRPAPISTGWQPWNPLSQPRLELAGQILQAEPSVGQGLSRRQIEAHGLQVGFRQGGEWCRPAGRGHRHELKKLLQEWRVPPWQRADIPLIRIAGEIAQVVDYCVCEPFVAGADEPGLLITKRDAGI
- the accA gene encoding acetyl-CoA carboxylase carboxyl transferase subunit alpha, which translates into the protein MNLNFLDFEQPIAELEAKIEELRYVGSDNEINIGEEIQRLQNKSRDLTESIFANLKAAQVAQLARHPQRPYFLDYVEQIFTDFEELHGDRAFADDNAIVGGVARLDGRPLMLIGQQKGRDTKEKLRRNFGMPRPEGYRKALRLMHMAERFKLPVLTFIDTPGAYPGVGAEERGQSEAIARNLFEMSALKTPIITTVIGEGGSGGALAIGVGDRLMMLQYSTYSVISPEGCASILWKSADKAAEAAEAMGLTAHRLKELGLIDHIISEPLGGAHRDFEMMATNLRQGLLESLDMVDATPLDKLLEQRYTKLIRYGNYAE